A region from the Muribaculum gordoncarteri genome encodes:
- a CDS encoding DUF4859 domain-containing protein, which translates to MKKTYLYSFIAALAFAGVGCNSDDPSDATEKKVYAEGEAPYLRTNNEATVTASRVFSVVDIDAPQYVYLKDYATQFHKFLNMTVDETVAAIERGEVVFYNINTGRQCWDVTPPNNGESGWYYTSNGRVASSDQNPVFTASLNKTEKAIEIHAVNNPAAGTLTTLDMGFAIKNGRDFDDYVRFAISLVVTDPSIVECSGSVPAGDWASWSLDFSKYDAELQAALGLSAKEFIKLYGQCEPEYQWTNFEDDPIQVFLVKNGERVTGEGGLRPKSTTNWMGWWLDKDQNIVGYGDTSYIFLEGAEGVYNFGRHPNVPSGESATIIVDFALTADLDKHIKFMVNLSFE; encoded by the coding sequence ATGAAAAAAACATATCTATATTCATTCATTGCGGCATTGGCTTTTGCGGGTGTAGGCTGTAACAGTGACGACCCGTCTGATGCCACAGAAAAGAAAGTTTATGCTGAGGGTGAAGCACCCTATCTGCGCACAAATAACGAGGCAACCGTAACTGCATCACGGGTATTCTCGGTGGTTGATATCGACGCACCCCAATATGTCTATCTTAAGGACTATGCGACACAGTTCCATAAGTTCCTCAATATGACCGTTGATGAAACCGTTGCCGCTATCGAGCGTGGCGAAGTGGTGTTCTACAACATCAATACCGGCCGTCAGTGCTGGGATGTAACTCCTCCCAACAATGGCGAATCGGGATGGTACTACACTTCCAACGGCCGTGTGGCTTCATCCGATCAGAATCCTGTGTTCACGGCATCGCTCAACAAAACCGAGAAGGCTATAGAGATTCATGCTGTCAACAATCCTGCAGCCGGAACTTTGACAACGCTCGACATGGGCTTTGCAATCAAGAATGGCAGGGACTTTGACGACTATGTGCGTTTCGCGATAAGCCTGGTGGTAACCGATCCTTCGATTGTTGAATGTTCGGGTAGCGTGCCTGCCGGCGACTGGGCTTCATGGTCGCTTGACTTCTCGAAGTATGATGCTGAATTGCAAGCCGCTCTCGGACTGTCGGCCAAGGAATTCATAAAGCTCTATGGCCAGTGCGAGCCTGAATATCAGTGGACCAACTTTGAAGACGACCCGATTCAGGTGTTCCTTGTAAAGAATGGCGAGCGCGTGACAGGTGAAGGCGGTCTGCGTCCCAAGTCGACAACCAACTGGATGGGCTGGTGGCTTGACAAGGATCAAAACATTGTAGGTTACGGCGATACAAGCTATATATTCCTTGAAGGAGCCGAAGGCGTTTACAACTTCGGTCGACATCCCAATGTTCCGTCGGGAGAGAGTGCTACGATAATCGTTGACTTCGCGCTGACTGCCGATCTTGACAAGCACATCAAATTCATGGTTAACTTGTCATTTGAATAA
- a CDS encoding DUF6055 domain-containing protein: MMKNYLLLYFAIFSLAFASVGCSDSDADEADMSPALVFSSNDRTFSVASAEQNEITIKFKANKRWSAQALEGATWLFFSNNGVSTGDVELTVTVGANTSTDGRTGKFRISAGDMSEDFTVNQPGKSGEAPKPPTEEIDPSTIPDYDKFWANSEHGSGMLKSNSKFSFARYKSSEHFFVFWDKYFGDDPNGSHVAPGDRVDVDDLLAKAEHFFQTNIMTLGMAVIGQGQSTLDDYKMQIYLLDPTPESWVATGSGYDDMIGALWVTPATCQPVGSTIAHEIGHSFQYQVYADKVQKQGYDHNYRHGFRYGFGDNGAGGCSYWEQCAQWQAQVDYPEEMFGYHVPTWTANCHRIFYHEWMRYASYWLQHDWVNRHGVEAYGRIWRESEFPEDPIETYTRLYNGSDMQKTYDELYDYAAHMVYYDIPGIREYATPEVKGNYSTVLFRVDDSKYQVGYQSTPGTTGFNVIRLMTSAGKSVSVKVDALETGSALAEKDPGTQVNGDGGIVGSVKRYNTQRNTSSNFRYGYVAIVDGVPQYSEMSKGATGTASYNVPAGASELYFVIMGSPDTYNRAGWDDKESNDEQWPYTITLTGTDVYNYVEPSVAVFEKVDDNTLNVTYDLSIDPENSDWIAGGLNMTVPDVTEFLGMDAATLSKSVVSPEVGKAVEKIDGKIVVFNKNADGSISNMPTANVGYWLTVDGTAIEYAEGTIYYELNGANLILGKKGAVGAPGDTMVMHPVYVYKKGSSEKTINVTVTYKFRGATTELGKRVSYSRMKLF; this comes from the coding sequence ATGATGAAAAACTATTTATTATTGTACTTTGCGATATTTTCGTTGGCATTTGCATCGGTAGGTTGTTCTGATTCCGACGCTGATGAAGCGGACATGTCGCCGGCATTGGTCTTTTCAAGCAATGACCGTACATTCAGTGTCGCATCGGCCGAACAGAACGAGATTACAATAAAGTTCAAGGCCAACAAGCGCTGGTCGGCTCAAGCTCTTGAAGGAGCCACCTGGCTTTTCTTTTCCAATAACGGTGTCAGCACCGGCGATGTGGAATTGACCGTTACCGTAGGTGCCAACACTTCCACCGACGGCCGCACCGGTAAATTCAGAATCTCGGCCGGTGACATGAGCGAGGATTTTACAGTGAATCAGCCCGGAAAGAGTGGCGAAGCACCCAAGCCTCCTACTGAAGAAATCGACCCGTCGACCATCCCCGATTATGATAAATTCTGGGCTAATTCAGAGCATGGATCGGGAATGTTGAAGAGCAATTCAAAATTCTCGTTTGCGCGTTATAAATCGAGCGAGCACTTCTTTGTGTTCTGGGACAAATATTTCGGCGACGACCCCAACGGCTCGCATGTAGCTCCCGGTGACCGCGTCGATGTTGACGATCTTCTCGCCAAGGCCGAGCATTTCTTCCAGACCAATATCATGACTCTCGGCATGGCCGTAATTGGTCAGGGGCAGTCGACACTCGACGACTACAAGATGCAGATATATCTTCTCGATCCTACACCTGAATCATGGGTGGCAACAGGTTCGGGTTATGACGACATGATAGGCGCGCTTTGGGTTACTCCGGCTACCTGTCAGCCCGTCGGCTCGACAATCGCTCACGAGATAGGACATTCGTTCCAGTATCAGGTATATGCCGACAAGGTTCAGAAACAGGGCTACGACCACAACTACAGGCATGGTTTCCGCTATGGTTTCGGCGATAACGGTGCAGGCGGTTGCTCTTACTGGGAGCAGTGTGCGCAGTGGCAGGCCCAGGTTGACTATCCCGAGGAGATGTTTGGCTATCATGTGCCTACATGGACAGCCAATTGTCATCGCATATTCTATCATGAATGGATGCGCTATGCAAGCTACTGGCTGCAGCATGACTGGGTAAACCGTCACGGAGTTGAGGCTTACGGACGCATCTGGCGGGAGTCGGAATTCCCTGAAGACCCCATTGAAACCTATACCCGCCTCTACAACGGATCGGATATGCAGAAGACCTACGACGAGCTTTATGACTATGCGGCTCACATGGTTTACTACGACATACCCGGCATACGCGAATATGCTACTCCCGAAGTGAAGGGCAACTATTCGACCGTATTGTTCCGAGTTGACGATTCCAAGTATCAGGTAGGTTATCAGTCGACACCCGGAACTACCGGATTCAATGTCATAAGACTTATGACTTCGGCCGGCAAGTCGGTATCGGTTAAGGTGGATGCCCTTGAAACAGGCAGTGCTCTCGCCGAAAAGGACCCCGGAACACAGGTTAACGGCGACGGAGGCATTGTGGGTTCGGTTAAACGCTACAATACACAGCGCAACACATCGTCCAATTTCCGTTACGGCTATGTGGCAATCGTCGACGGAGTGCCTCAGTACTCCGAAATGAGCAAAGGCGCCACAGGAACCGCATCTTACAACGTGCCTGCCGGAGCGTCGGAACTCTATTTCGTAATAATGGGTTCGCCTGACACTTATAATCGCGCGGGCTGGGATGACAAGGAGTCCAATGACGAGCAGTGGCCTTATACGATAACTCTCACCGGCACCGATGTTTACAATTATGTAGAGCCGTCGGTAGCGGTGTTTGAGAAAGTTGACGACAACACTCTTAATGTCACCTATGACTTAAGCATCGATCCTGAAAACAGCGACTGGATTGCCGGTGGCCTTAACATGACGGTGCCCGATGTCACCGAATTCCTCGGAATGGATGCCGCAACCTTATCCAAGTCGGTCGTATCGCCCGAAGTAGGCAAGGCTGTGGAGAAAATAGACGGTAAGATCGTGGTGTTCAATAAGAATGCTGACGGTTCGATATCCAATATGCCTACAGCTAATGTAGGTTACTGGCTTACGGTTGACGGAACCGCCATCGAGTATGCTGAAGGTACGATATATTACGAGTTGAACGGTGCCAACCTGATACTCGGCAAAAAGGGAGCTGTAGGTGCTCCCGGCGACACCATGGTAATGCATCCCGTTTATGTGTACAAGAAAGGATCCTCTGAAAAGACTATCAACGTTACAGTCACCTATAAATTCCGTGGCGCCACTACGGAATTGGGTAAACGGGTGTCCTATTCACGTATGAAGCTTTTTTAA
- a CDS encoding DUF4859 domain-containing protein — MKDIAKYSRWFVAACLLASAPMFTACDDDDEIVVEVPPFNLDATAVSVVWNESEAVVNFSASENWSATTDASWVQLTPEKGEFGKHRLFMTFEHNDYLSPRQATVTVKCGEGVQNILVTQGGCADAASVLSVSASVETGTTDFSAGSLSLSSYTKEIEGNMGMTYDEFIQGIGNDGDIDFYIINDGEWNLASSAGTRCSAWLNADMENVGWKDGTYPDNAIYVETWAEDGEVAIGRGVDIPDNAEFDVEFAYANADKSRYIIFKVNILCPTYEPVVDVVCDGNKAVVNMEIVDAAYAPTLIKFDALADALQAGISLDVEGFVSAVTSDRDTAPVVMYMIDQATGNWDMDSNYTANGIGYWLDDKYLPTGWTGSYPSNTFSIETSEDGIYIGRSNDVPSGPYTLKFVYALRTNVTKYVEIEANIDCF; from the coding sequence ATGAAAGATATAGCTAAATATTCAAGATGGTTCGTTGCCGCGTGTCTGCTGGCCTCAGCTCCGATGTTTACGGCATGTGACGACGATGATGAAATAGTGGTCGAAGTGCCTCCCTTTAATCTTGACGCTACCGCAGTGAGTGTAGTGTGGAATGAGAGCGAGGCCGTGGTAAATTTCTCAGCAAGTGAAAACTGGAGCGCGACTACCGATGCTTCATGGGTGCAACTTACTCCCGAAAAGGGTGAGTTTGGCAAACATCGACTCTTCATGACCTTTGAACACAACGATTATTTGTCGCCGCGTCAGGCTACAGTGACGGTTAAGTGCGGCGAAGGTGTGCAGAATATCCTTGTGACCCAGGGCGGCTGCGCCGATGCTGCAAGCGTGTTGAGCGTATCGGCTTCGGTTGAAACCGGTACTACCGATTTCTCGGCCGGCTCATTGTCGCTCTCTTCTTACACCAAGGAGATTGAAGGCAACATGGGCATGACCTATGATGAATTCATTCAGGGCATAGGCAATGACGGTGACATCGATTTCTACATAATCAATGACGGAGAATGGAATCTTGCAAGCAGCGCGGGAACACGTTGCAGCGCATGGCTCAACGCCGACATGGAAAATGTGGGATGGAAGGATGGTACATATCCCGATAATGCCATATATGTGGAAACATGGGCCGAGGATGGCGAAGTCGCTATAGGCCGAGGTGTTGACATTCCTGATAATGCTGAGTTTGATGTTGAGTTTGCTTACGCCAACGCCGACAAGTCGCGTTACATCATCTTCAAAGTCAACATTCTCTGTCCTACCTACGAGCCTGTTGTGGATGTAGTGTGTGACGGCAACAAGGCAGTCGTTAACATGGAAATCGTGGATGCCGCTTACGCTCCCACTCTCATTAAATTTGACGCTCTTGCCGATGCATTGCAGGCAGGCATAAGCCTTGATGTAGAGGGATTTGTTTCGGCAGTGACTTCTGACCGCGACACCGCTCCCGTAGTCATGTACATGATCGATCAGGCTACCGGCAACTGGGATATGGACAGCAACTATACCGCTAACGGCATCGGTTACTGGCTCGACGATAAGTATCTGCCCACAGGTTGGACAGGCAGCTATCCCAGCAATACGTTCTCTATCGAAACATCGGAGGACGGCATCTATATCGGCCGCAGCAATGATGTTCCTTCAGGTCCTTACACATTGAAGTTCGTCTATGCTTTGCGAACCAATGTGACTAAGTACGTTGAAATTGAAGCTAATATCGATTGCTTCTAA
- a CDS encoding SusC/RagA family TonB-linked outer membrane protein gives MKPHVNLNHFSKDLLKVAACLAIGTAISAPVAYAEPLQATQSVQNGTVSGVVTDSQGEPIIGASVIVKGTSEGVATDLDGRFTVKASAGQEITISSIGYKPVTVTVGSSPLNIVLEEDSQMLDDVVVIGYGTQRKGDVTSAVSSIKAEDFTVGAIGDASELVKGKVAGLTISKGTGDPNAESTIRLRGVISLQGGSTPLVLIDGVEGGLGTVPPENIASIDVLKDASAAAIYGTRGANGVILITTKSGSRGEANTTATYSGYVSWASLAKKHKFMTAEQVRQGLTNFSDRGYETDWLDAVSRTAFTHNHDFQISGGNSTTTYSGNVSYRNAEGVILTTFNEELKMNFDISHWFFNDMIKVHLNLVKGIHKNGALNAATEVYRHAIMRNPTEPIYDTDGRPYENLGITYYYNPIGLIEELEGEYKSEWSRLTGDITLEPIKGWQTKLMLSTDRSNGHNAYFRTSDYYSHRTDGKTGDAGHSYSYSQSNNLEVTSNYRQTFDNKHRFDALVGYSYQKNMYEGFNAWNADFNNDFFSYNNLGLGQELKDGKASMGSYKNDDKLIGFFGRVSYGYDNRYNLLLSMRREGSSKFGKNHKWGNFPSASAGWNVMNEEFWKGLSISNWWNELKLRAGYGVTGVIPSSSYQALTRYDFGGGRYFYNNGKWVPGMVVASNPNPDLKWETSHEINVGIDWDMFNGRFGGSVDVYNKTTKDMLWWYDVPVPPNLYPQTLANVGKMRNTGVELLLRGIPVQVRDFEWTTTLTLSHNSNKLISLSNGMYETANQHPSGGLGEPISQSTHRLEVGKPVDHYFGIKSVGVSENGLWMVEDPSTGEAVEITDDMLPDDDMKQDLGNGLPKVYLGWSNTFRYKNFDLSMQFTGQFGFKILNEARAYYENNSINYNRLQSVLEAPYGDRTLAGNQKQTFVSYYLENGDFLKLTNLTFGYTVPLKKNKFVNNIRAYFSAENLFTITKYKGLDPELSNGDATSAGIERRDNYPTIRSFTLGLNINF, from the coding sequence ATGAAACCGCATGTAAATCTAAACCATTTCAGTAAAGACTTACTGAAAGTTGCGGCGTGCTTAGCCATCGGGACCGCGATAAGCGCTCCCGTGGCCTACGCCGAACCATTGCAAGCGACACAGTCAGTTCAGAACGGAACCGTATCGGGTGTAGTAACCGATTCACAGGGTGAACCGATCATCGGCGCCAGTGTAATCGTTAAGGGTACATCGGAAGGTGTCGCCACCGATCTTGACGGACGATTCACCGTAAAGGCATCGGCCGGACAGGAAATCACCATCTCATCAATCGGCTACAAGCCCGTCACCGTCACCGTGGGCAGCTCACCGCTCAACATCGTGCTTGAGGAGGACTCACAGATGCTCGACGATGTAGTCGTGATCGGTTACGGTACACAGCGCAAAGGCGATGTGACATCGGCCGTGTCATCAATTAAGGCTGAAGATTTCACCGTAGGTGCAATCGGTGACGCTTCGGAACTTGTGAAAGGTAAAGTTGCCGGTCTTACTATTTCAAAAGGTACCGGTGACCCCAACGCAGAGTCAACCATAAGATTGCGTGGTGTGATTTCTTTACAAGGAGGTTCGACACCGCTCGTGCTCATCGACGGTGTAGAGGGAGGCCTCGGAACTGTTCCTCCTGAAAACATAGCTTCAATCGATGTGCTCAAGGATGCATCGGCCGCTGCCATCTATGGTACCCGTGGTGCCAACGGTGTGATACTCATCACGACAAAGTCGGGTTCAAGAGGCGAGGCTAACACCACGGCCACTTACTCGGGCTATGTGTCATGGGCAAGCCTTGCCAAGAAGCACAAATTCATGACTGCCGAGCAGGTTCGTCAGGGTCTTACCAACTTCTCGGACCGCGGTTATGAAACTGATTGGCTTGACGCAGTGTCACGCACAGCATTCACTCACAACCATGACTTCCAGATAAGCGGAGGAAATTCCACCACCACTTATTCAGGTAATGTGTCCTATCGTAATGCCGAGGGTGTCATCTTAACCACTTTCAATGAGGAGTTGAAGATGAACTTCGACATATCGCACTGGTTCTTCAACGACATGATCAAGGTACACTTGAATCTCGTGAAGGGTATCCACAAGAATGGAGCTCTTAATGCAGCTACCGAGGTCTATCGTCATGCAATCATGCGTAACCCCACCGAGCCTATATATGATACCGACGGACGCCCGTATGAAAATTTGGGCATTACCTACTACTACAATCCCATTGGACTCATTGAGGAGCTTGAAGGAGAATATAAGAGCGAATGGAGCCGCCTGACAGGCGACATCACCCTCGAGCCTATCAAGGGATGGCAGACCAAATTGATGCTGTCGACCGACCGCTCAAATGGTCACAATGCCTATTTCCGCACATCGGACTACTATAGCCACCGCACCGACGGAAAGACAGGTGATGCAGGCCACTCCTATTCTTACAGCCAGAGCAATAACCTTGAGGTGACCTCCAATTATCGTCAGACATTCGACAACAAGCATCGCTTTGACGCTCTTGTAGGTTATAGCTATCAGAAGAACATGTATGAGGGTTTCAATGCATGGAACGCCGACTTCAACAATGACTTCTTCTCCTATAACAATCTCGGTCTTGGTCAGGAACTTAAAGATGGTAAGGCTTCGATGGGAAGCTATAAAAACGATGACAAGCTGATCGGTTTCTTCGGTCGTGTAAGCTATGGCTACGACAACCGCTACAACCTGCTTCTCTCGATGCGCCGCGAGGGTTCTTCCAAATTCGGTAAGAATCACAAGTGGGGTAATTTCCCCTCGGCATCAGCCGGATGGAATGTAATGAATGAAGAGTTCTGGAAGGGCCTTTCAATAAGCAACTGGTGGAATGAGCTGAAACTCCGTGCAGGTTACGGTGTTACAGGTGTTATCCCGTCATCGTCCTATCAGGCTCTTACCCGCTATGACTTCGGCGGCGGCCGCTACTTCTACAACAATGGCAAGTGGGTTCCCGGTATGGTTGTAGCATCAAATCCTAACCCCGACCTGAAGTGGGAAACCTCTCATGAAATCAATGTGGGTATCGACTGGGATATGTTTAACGGCCGTTTCGGCGGTAGCGTCGATGTCTATAACAAGACTACCAAGGATATGCTTTGGTGGTATGATGTACCCGTTCCTCCGAACTTGTATCCGCAGACACTTGCCAATGTAGGTAAGATGCGTAACACGGGTGTCGAGCTGCTTTTACGCGGCATACCCGTCCAGGTGCGTGACTTTGAGTGGACTACTACTTTGACATTGTCACATAACAGCAATAAGCTTATCTCACTTTCCAACGGAATGTATGAAACAGCCAACCAGCATCCCTCAGGAGGACTTGGCGAGCCTATCAGCCAGTCGACTCACCGTCTTGAGGTGGGAAAACCTGTTGACCACTACTTCGGTATCAAGTCGGTTGGCGTGAGCGAAAACGGATTGTGGATGGTTGAGGATCCCAGTACAGGCGAAGCTGTTGAGATCACCGATGATATGCTTCCCGATGACGACATGAAGCAGGATCTCGGCAACGGTCTTCCCAAGGTATATCTGGGATGGAGCAATACTTTCCGCTATAAGAACTTTGACCTCTCGATGCAGTTCACCGGTCAGTTCGGCTTTAAGATTCTCAATGAGGCACGCGCCTACTATGAGAACAACTCGATCAACTACAACCGCCTCCAGTCGGTTCTTGAAGCTCCTTATGGCGACCGCACACTTGCCGGCAACCAGAAGCAGACATTTGTAAGCTACTATCTTGAGAATGGTGACTTCCTTAAGCTGACCAATCTTACATTCGGCTATACAGTGCCTTTGAAGAAAAACAAGTTTGTCAACAACATACGTGCTTACTTCTCGGCCGAGAATCTCTTCACCATCACCAAGTACAAGGGCCTTGATCCCGAGCTTTCCAATGGGGATGCAACATCGGCCGGTATCGAGCGCCGTGACAATTATCCCACAATACGTTCATTCACCCTGGGACTTAACATCAACTTCTAA
- a CDS encoding RagB/SusD family nutrient uptake outer membrane protein: MKTTFKTIIASAVGASMLGISACTDLDETTYDVIAAEDYEFTDADRAAMFYPVYNSLRDFIWGWFGFTDLADMASDLWCVPYRIGIGWGDLYVPTHKHTFHSQIGFFSTAWSRAYAGVNSCNELLRDESITSSESAVAELRGYRALYYYFLFDLFRNIPLDKGELHEAGWLPEQATPQETFDYIVSELKAIEGAFGDQKELGRMNNATVNMLLAKMYLNHNAWLGGDDESYYKLCIDELNKIIAMGYQLSPNYKDNFRESIAASPEVIFGIPYEEKYAAGNYYANLWMCNAGRATWGFNGWATSGGGAHPQFIETYDADDQRYADCWISGPQYDKDGLPIYIEGIQLNYTHELRSIDNPGCYEQEGERLVKYEILGGDKGSSYDDQVIFRYADVLLMKAECLLRISGAYNGEGEALAAELVTQVRQRNFSTAPGKALRTVAQLRGGSCYDYGHRENRAEIDQPDNWIITHEGGDDIILGGLLDELAWEFVAEGHRRQDLVRFMMTNGCNVWNGKSWFCKDGMSDPNDRHYDVFPIPKDAMDGNPKLVQNPGYAG; this comes from the coding sequence ATGAAAACAACGTTTAAAACCATCATAGCGTCAGCAGTCGGTGCCTCAATGCTCGGAATCAGCGCATGTACCGACCTCGATGAAACCACCTACGACGTGATAGCGGCTGAGGATTATGAATTTACCGATGCCGACCGTGCCGCCATGTTCTATCCTGTTTACAATTCACTACGTGACTTTATATGGGGATGGTTCGGATTTACCGACCTCGCCGACATGGCATCCGACCTCTGGTGTGTGCCTTATCGCATAGGTATCGGTTGGGGCGACCTCTATGTGCCCACTCACAAGCATACGTTTCACAGCCAGATAGGTTTCTTCTCCACAGCATGGAGCCGCGCCTATGCAGGTGTCAACTCATGTAACGAGCTTCTGAGAGATGAAAGTATAACTTCATCGGAATCGGCGGTTGCCGAGTTGCGCGGATACCGTGCGCTTTACTACTATTTCCTCTTTGACCTTTTCCGCAACATTCCTCTTGACAAGGGTGAGCTTCATGAGGCAGGCTGGCTTCCTGAGCAGGCTACACCTCAGGAAACGTTCGATTATATCGTGTCGGAGCTAAAGGCCATTGAAGGTGCGTTTGGCGACCAGAAGGAGCTTGGACGAATGAACAATGCTACCGTCAACATGCTTCTTGCCAAGATGTATCTCAATCACAATGCATGGCTTGGCGGCGATGACGAGTCCTACTATAAGCTTTGTATCGATGAGCTCAACAAGATAATTGCCATGGGCTATCAGCTTTCGCCCAACTACAAGGACAACTTCCGTGAGAGCATTGCCGCTTCGCCCGAGGTGATTTTCGGAATACCCTACGAGGAAAAGTATGCGGCAGGTAATTACTATGCCAACCTGTGGATGTGCAACGCCGGTCGCGCAACATGGGGATTCAACGGCTGGGCAACTTCAGGTGGTGGCGCTCACCCGCAGTTTATCGAAACCTACGACGCTGATGACCAGCGCTATGCCGACTGCTGGATTTCGGGTCCGCAGTATGACAAGGACGGTCTTCCCATCTATATTGAAGGAATTCAGCTGAATTATACTCATGAACTTCGCTCAATTGACAACCCCGGCTGTTACGAGCAGGAGGGAGAGCGTCTTGTAAAATATGAGATTCTCGGAGGCGACAAGGGTTCAAGCTATGACGACCAGGTGATATTCCGCTATGCCGATGTGCTGTTGATGAAAGCCGAGTGTCTTCTCCGCATTTCGGGTGCATATAACGGTGAGGGAGAGGCTCTTGCTGCCGAACTGGTGACACAGGTGCGTCAGCGCAATTTCTCAACGGCTCCCGGCAAGGCACTTCGCACTGTGGCTCAGCTCCGTGGCGGAAGCTGCTACGATTACGGACATCGTGAGAACCGCGCCGAAATCGACCAGCCCGACAACTGGATTATCACTCATGAGGGCGGCGACGACATCATCCTCGGCGGCTTGCTCGATGAGCTTGCATGGGAATTTGTGGCTGAGGGACACCGTCGTCAGGACCTTGTGCGTTTCATGATGACCAACGGCTGCAACGTGTGGAACGGTAAGTCATGGTTCTGTAAGGATGGCATGAGCGATCCCAACGACCGTCATTACGATGTGTTCCCCATCCCCAAGGATGCTATGGACGGTAACCCCAAATTGGTTCAGAACCCCGGCTATGCAGGCTAA